The Endozoicomonas montiporae CL-33 genome contains a region encoding:
- a CDS encoding helix-turn-helix transcriptional regulator: MTLFINRLARLLTSSNDVDIRIDEFLTRDEVCDRLKVTRETLRKRIRSGEFPEAVKVAGQERWPTSLINQHIYKTNHHLTASRDLRNEARAAIEEAMA; the protein is encoded by the coding sequence ATGACTTTATTTATTAATCGCCTTGCCCGCTTACTGACCAGTAGCAATGACGTGGATATTCGCATCGATGAGTTCTTAACCAGAGACGAGGTATGTGACCGTCTGAAAGTCACCCGCGAAACCCTGCGCAAGCGGATCCGTTCCGGAGAGTTCCCCGAAGCCGTCAAAGTGGCCGGGCAAGAACGCTGGCCAACCTCCCTGATCAATCAGCACATTTACAAAACCAACCATCATTTGACCGCCAGTCGGGATCTGCGGAACGAAGCCCGCGCAGCTATTGAAGAGGCGATGGCATGA
- a CDS encoding XRE family transcriptional regulator, whose protein sequence is MYYELKTMGARIRFVQEKVGGSSALNKLSGVSASQLSRLIRNEIPNPGLNQIQSIAKAGDVPLVWLVEGGEQSGVEGETKSNGFVPISYFDNGKSPVMLERSYLVNEIQSNPDHCVMFQSGEDSMASTISKGDKVLIDTSRTSGDGIFLVKIENNVFLKRLQWLPGAGVDVISDNSSYKSYQLKPEMVEVIGQVVWIGSRY, encoded by the coding sequence ATGTACTACGAACTAAAAACAATGGGTGCACGGATTCGATTTGTTCAGGAAAAGGTGGGCGGATCCAGTGCGCTGAATAAGCTATCGGGCGTTAGTGCATCACAGCTTTCTCGATTGATACGGAACGAAATCCCTAATCCGGGATTAAATCAGATCCAGTCCATTGCAAAGGCGGGCGATGTGCCACTGGTGTGGCTGGTAGAAGGTGGTGAGCAGTCCGGGGTCGAAGGTGAAACAAAGAGCAACGGCTTTGTGCCTATTTCGTACTTTGATAATGGCAAGTCGCCCGTCATGCTGGAGCGCAGCTACCTGGTTAATGAAATACAGTCGAATCCGGACCACTGCGTAATGTTTCAGTCTGGTGAGGACTCCATGGCCAGTACTATCAGCAAGGGTGACAAAGTATTGATTGATACCAGTCGCACCAGTGGTGATGGCATCTTTCTGGTGAAGATTGAAAACAATGTTTTTTTGAAGCGGTTGCAGTGGTTACCGGGTGCCGGTGTTGATGTGATCAGCGATAACAGTTCGTACAAAAGTTATCAGCTAAAGCCGGAAATGGTGGAAGTCATAGGGCAGGTGGTCTGGATCGGGAGCCGATACTAA
- a CDS encoding tyrosine-type recombinase/integrase, with translation MAARKRYKIDRGNWVGQFPPPGGWQRGRNGIRRVLCSVSSIAHMDKDAQSFKLHDLYEEAANKLKGEQEQKEETRKKQKADKRRMTVQQARDLWKDELSVTNDDKTVKLYVRSVDYYLKALGNHEVRDFNRGSNVKFIKHLKQLPGKQAGSTMAPASQNMHVRHLGIFLRWCYAHEIIDKRHELKMPQVPKKDMETYSVSELGKAKSLIIKRMDEYTRPKDLCAINNMYRAFMLATNTLLRLGAIWSLPLSAIDLKQRIIRIRNVPELKWQPKKMKFPNKPINDQLFEFLKQDLAGRSRREKWFLDKGDGSQWLTDSSNISHYAAKIFNDVGLPYIKPFHWGFRATMTTHLLNEGVKPQIVQQLADHSSLATTMSYFNSRTVDQREATNAIPEI, from the coding sequence ATGGCCGCACGCAAACGATACAAAATAGACCGGGGAAACTGGGTCGGACAATTCCCACCACCGGGCGGTTGGCAGCGTGGGCGCAATGGTATCCGGCGGGTGCTTTGTTCGGTGTCGTCTATCGCACACATGGATAAGGATGCACAAAGTTTCAAGCTGCATGACTTGTATGAAGAAGCAGCCAATAAGCTGAAGGGTGAGCAGGAGCAGAAAGAAGAAACCCGCAAAAAACAGAAAGCAGATAAGCGGCGGATGACGGTGCAGCAGGCACGCGATTTGTGGAAGGATGAATTATCTGTCACGAACGATGATAAAACCGTGAAACTGTATGTCCGGTCAGTGGATTATTATCTGAAAGCACTGGGTAATCATGAAGTTCGGGATTTTAACCGGGGTTCAAATGTGAAGTTTATAAAGCACCTGAAACAGTTACCCGGTAAGCAGGCAGGCTCGACCATGGCACCAGCCTCGCAAAATATGCACGTCCGGCATTTAGGCATCTTTCTGCGTTGGTGTTATGCCCATGAAATTATTGATAAACGTCATGAGTTGAAAATGCCGCAGGTGCCTAAAAAGGATATGGAAACCTACTCGGTTTCAGAACTGGGTAAGGCAAAATCATTAATAATAAAACGCATGGACGAATACACACGGCCAAAAGATTTATGTGCAATCAACAATATGTACCGCGCATTTATGTTGGCAACCAATACACTGCTGCGACTGGGTGCCATTTGGTCGTTGCCACTGTCGGCCATTGACCTGAAACAGCGAATTATACGGATCCGCAATGTGCCAGAGCTGAAGTGGCAGCCTAAAAAAATGAAGTTCCCGAACAAGCCTATCAATGATCAGCTTTTTGAATTTTTAAAGCAGGATCTGGCGGGTCGTTCCAGGCGGGAAAAATGGTTTCTTGATAAAGGTGACGGCAGCCAGTGGCTAACCGATAGCAGCAATATCAGCCACTACGCTGCAAAGATTTTCAACGACGTTGGTCTGCCATACATCAAGCCATTCCACTGGGGATTCCGTGCCACAATGACAACGCACCTTTTAAATGAAGGTGTAAAGCCACAAATCGTCCAGCAACTTGCCGATCATTCATCACTCGCCACCACCATGAGCTATTTCAATAGCCGCACCGTTGACCAGCGCGAAGCCACTAATGCCATCCCTGAAATTTAG